One Longimicrobiales bacterium DNA window includes the following coding sequences:
- a CDS encoding (2Fe-2S)-binding protein, which produces MVTLTLNGRVVEVDAPDDMPLLWVLRDTLRLTGTKFGCGLGQCGACTVHVNGQAMKTCQLPVRDVAGAEIKTIEGLSPDGSDPVQLAWVMEQVPQCGYCQSGQIMAAAALLDSDEKPTDEAIDVAMSDNICRCGTYNAIRRAIHRAADMRAGITSTDGAGASGGDR; this is translated from the coding sequence ATGGTCACGCTCACACTGAATGGCCGAGTCGTCGAAGTCGACGCCCCTGATGACATGCCGCTGCTCTGGGTGCTGCGCGATACGCTTCGCCTCACCGGGACCAAGTTCGGATGCGGGCTCGGGCAGTGCGGGGCGTGCACGGTGCACGTGAACGGGCAGGCCATGAAGACGTGTCAGCTGCCGGTGAGAGACGTGGCCGGGGCTGAGATCAAGACCATCGAAGGCCTGTCGCCCGACGGCTCTGATCCGGTGCAGTTGGCTTGGGTGATGGAGCAGGTCCCACAGTGTGGATACTGCCAGTCTGGCCAAATCATGGCTGCGGCTGCGCTGCTCGATTCGGATGAGAAGCCAACCGACGAGGCCATCGACGTGGCGATGTCCGACAACATCTGCCGCTGCGGGACCTACAATGCCATCCGGCGGGCGATTCATCGCGCCGCGGATATGCGTGCAGGGATCACCTCCACGGATGGTGCAGGTGCGTCCGGAGGTGACCGATGA
- a CDS encoding sulfatase-like hydrolase/transferase, translated as MSFVPTIRLTLVVRTALMALAVSACGDGSGPGSAEESPPNIVLIYIDDLGWNDLGVQGSTYYETPNVDRLAAEGMRFTNAYANAPNCAPSRAALMSGQYAPRTGVYTVASAARGDAANRRLVPVQNRLDLDLGVATLAESLQEAGYTTGHAGKWHLGGDGSLPTDHGFDWSVAGNAAGSPPGYFYPYERNGRQIPGLEEGEEGEYLTDRLTDEVIGFMEENREETFFLYLSHYAVHTPIQGRPDLVAEYADRPASGGQGNAEYGAMVTAMDESLGLVMAALDSLGLAENTLVIFYADNGGYGPVTSMAPLRGSKGMLYEGGIREPLIARWPGQIEAGSVQDVPVIGTDFYPTLVSVAGGELPAGQVMDGQSFLPVLRGDAMEARDVFWHFPAYLEAYRGMAGHWRTTPASAIRRGDHKLIHFFEGDVWELYDLAADVSESNDLSAEMPELTAELRGALEAWWAETDAFIPAPVMPDSVFGIPLVDLDAETDRQVVVDRVPGQYLGHPTTQLMEDGQTILTVYPEGHGRGSIVYKKSPDGGQSWSDRLPVPGSWATSLEVPTMFRVAKPEGGHRLVMFSGLYPIRRAISEDEGATWSELEPIGDFGGIVAMSSLHTQKNGDLLAFFHDDGRFLRNEGAATDFHVFASRSSDGGLTWSEPWVVAEHPDADLCEPGLVVSPDGSRIALLLRENSRQHESFVVFSDDDGETWTEPRELPLTLTGDRHVARYAPDGRLVVTFRDMAADSPSKGDWVMWVGDWDAIETGGSGQYRVRVKDNKNAWDSTYAGVEVLPDGTFVGTTYGHWDDFVDPYILSVRFTMAELDERIRSR; from the coding sequence GTGAGCTTTGTCCCCACGATCAGGCTGACGCTGGTCGTCCGCACGGCGCTGATGGCTCTGGCCGTCTCGGCGTGCGGGGATGGTTCCGGTCCTGGGAGCGCTGAGGAGTCCCCACCGAACATTGTCCTGATCTATATCGACGATCTCGGCTGGAACGACTTAGGCGTGCAGGGCAGCACGTATTACGAAACGCCCAACGTCGATCGATTGGCCGCCGAAGGCATGCGCTTCACCAACGCGTACGCGAATGCACCGAACTGCGCACCGAGTCGTGCTGCGCTGATGTCCGGGCAATATGCGCCCAGGACTGGTGTCTACACCGTAGCGTCCGCGGCCCGTGGCGACGCTGCCAACCGGAGGCTTGTTCCAGTACAAAATCGACTGGACCTCGACCTCGGGGTGGCGACGCTCGCCGAGTCCCTACAGGAAGCTGGGTATACGACGGGTCATGCGGGGAAGTGGCATCTGGGTGGGGACGGTTCGCTCCCCACGGATCATGGCTTTGACTGGAGTGTGGCCGGGAACGCTGCGGGCTCTCCGCCGGGATACTTCTACCCATACGAGCGTAACGGACGGCAAATTCCGGGGCTGGAAGAGGGGGAGGAAGGGGAGTACCTGACGGACCGGCTCACCGATGAAGTGATCGGCTTCATGGAGGAGAACCGCGAAGAGACGTTCTTCCTTTATCTGTCCCACTACGCGGTGCATACGCCCATTCAAGGCAGGCCCGATCTCGTTGCTGAGTATGCGGATAGGCCGGCTTCCGGCGGGCAGGGGAACGCCGAGTACGGTGCGATGGTCACCGCAATGGACGAGAGCTTAGGCCTCGTAATGGCAGCCCTCGACTCACTTGGTTTGGCCGAGAACACGCTCGTCATTTTCTACGCTGACAACGGCGGCTACGGCCCGGTTACTTCGATGGCGCCGCTTCGGGGATCAAAGGGCATGTTGTACGAAGGTGGCATCCGAGAGCCATTGATTGCGCGATGGCCCGGGCAGATCGAGGCCGGCTCGGTTCAGGACGTCCCCGTCATCGGGACGGACTTCTATCCGACGCTGGTAAGCGTCGCCGGGGGCGAGTTGCCTGCCGGCCAGGTGATGGACGGGCAGAGTTTTCTCCCGGTGTTGCGTGGGGACGCCATGGAGGCCCGAGACGTGTTCTGGCATTTTCCGGCCTACCTAGAAGCCTACAGGGGGATGGCGGGGCACTGGCGGACGACGCCCGCGAGCGCCATCCGGCGAGGGGACCACAAGCTGATCCACTTCTTTGAGGGCGACGTGTGGGAGTTGTATGACCTCGCGGCGGATGTCAGCGAGAGCAACGACCTGTCTGCGGAGATGCCTGAGCTGACAGCGGAGCTAAGGGGAGCCCTCGAAGCGTGGTGGGCGGAGACCGACGCGTTCATTCCGGCACCGGTGATGCCCGACAGTGTCTTCGGGATTCCCCTCGTCGACCTCGACGCCGAGACGGATCGCCAGGTGGTCGTGGACCGTGTGCCCGGGCAGTACTTGGGACACCCCACGACGCAGCTGATGGAAGACGGTCAGACGATCCTCACTGTGTACCCCGAGGGACATGGCCGGGGATCCATCGTGTATAAGAAGAGCCCGGACGGTGGACAGAGCTGGAGTGACCGGCTGCCTGTTCCCGGCAGTTGGGCGACGTCGCTCGAAGTGCCGACCATGTTCCGCGTGGCCAAGCCGGAGGGTGGACATCGCTTGGTGATGTTCTCTGGACTGTATCCCATCCGAAGAGCGATCTCGGAAGACGAAGGAGCAACGTGGTCTGAGCTCGAACCGATCGGAGACTTCGGCGGAATCGTCGCCATGTCGTCGCTGCACACGCAGAAGAATGGTGACCTGCTGGCGTTCTTTCACGACGATGGACGCTTCCTTCGGAACGAAGGTGCAGCCACGGATTTCCATGTGTTTGCCTCGCGTTCATCCGATGGGGGCCTGACGTGGTCCGAGCCGTGGGTCGTAGCCGAGCATCCCGATGCCGATTTGTGCGAGCCTGGCTTGGTCGTATCACCGGATGGAAGCCGGATCGCACTCCTGCTTCGTGAGAACTCGCGGCAGCACGAGTCGTTCGTGGTCTTCTCTGACGACGACGGGGAGACGTGGACCGAACCGCGAGAGCTCCCTCTCACGCTGACGGGGGACCGGCACGTAGCCCGTTATGCCCCAGACGGACGCTTGGTCGTCACCTTCCGCGACATGGCTGCGGACAGCCCGAGCAAGGGTGATTGGGTCATGTGGGTGGGTGATTGGGACGCTATCGAGACTGGAGGCTCCGGGCAGTACCGTGTACGTGTGAAAGACAACAAGAACGCTTGGGACTCCACGTATGCCGGGGTTGAAGTCCTGCCCGACGGGACCTTCGTAGGGACGACATACGGGCACTGGGACGACTTTGTGGACCCCTACATCCTGAGCGTGCGCTTTACGATGGCGGAACTGGACGAGCGGATTCGGAGTCGGTAA
- a CDS encoding alkaline phosphatase D family protein, producing the protein MSQSPSASSDPVVSRPPRVGPLKGNGLLLGLVLASVALSGCVEPGPQFIGLVTEDADRIWVGPDYYANRLQDWRARDGRIESIEGSRAKPMRTLHLLTYALSDDDGAFRMSVGMGAVEPGARHEDTWSGFLIGVGGGDVDFRISALSHHWPSTDGGLIVAVDGTGQIVVRDNSENHGYTGPNPNIPLEHWPLIQADQTEVSGEVGNDMFLAVQAEPDGDTYSMIVTLLDGVTGNERARAWYSGIDPEHMTGNVALVSHRSPAAADGAAAEDAPGYWFASWTLDGAKVRRHKDRAFGPVMGAMYTLSRGTMKMTAQLGPLGPTDAPEAHLELQRDGGWQRVASAEIQPLSATAHFRLEGWDAPEDVPYRVAYSFPIGLREPTPHYFEGTIRQIPDDTEEFVLAGLNCHHISGADGQWNGSHFWYPNNETVAGVAHHDPDMIFFAGDQIYEGGLEGVVRDTTDIASVDYLGHWFRFVWSFRDLTRDRPTVTIPDDHDAYHGNIWGNGGVREPGDYTVQDAGGYRMSPDWVNAMHRTQVSHLPDPAPADPMALGITTYHTRIEYGGMSFAVLADRMWKSPPSVVVRGGDVVNGWPRRPGFNAATQSDSPDAVLLGEGQERFLEEWANDWTDGAWMKVVLSQTPFADVATIPEDATSGAVLPGSYIVEPGEYLEGEKLAEDMDSNGWPKSGRDRGVRALRKGFAFHVVGDQHLGHFIRYGVDAWNDAGHVFTVPSIANLWPRRWFPPTPGRNPVPSSPRNTGEYLDGFGNRMTVLAVANPTQVDFEPHELYQRAPGYGIMRFDRSTREIEVEAWPRWVDPSAADAAQYPGWPVTVTQAEQYDREAVAYLPEVVVTGMVDPVVQVVEERTGEVAYTLRIQGDRYRPRVFTAGGAYTIVVGEPGTDRLQTLTGVRPTADESAVLDVVFE; encoded by the coding sequence TTGTCCCAATCGCCTAGTGCATCGTCGGACCCTGTCGTCAGTCGTCCGCCCCGTGTTGGCCCGCTGAAGGGCAATGGATTACTCCTCGGCCTCGTCCTCGCGAGCGTCGCCCTCAGCGGCTGCGTGGAACCCGGTCCGCAGTTCATCGGCCTCGTGACGGAGGACGCCGACCGCATCTGGGTCGGACCCGACTACTACGCGAATCGGCTGCAGGACTGGCGTGCTCGCGACGGACGCATCGAGAGCATCGAAGGCAGCCGTGCCAAGCCGATGCGGACCCTGCACTTGCTCACTTACGCGCTCAGCGACGACGACGGCGCATTCCGAATGAGTGTGGGTATGGGTGCGGTCGAACCAGGGGCGAGGCATGAGGACACCTGGTCCGGCTTCCTGATCGGGGTCGGTGGCGGTGATGTGGACTTCCGAATCAGCGCGCTGAGCCACCACTGGCCATCCACAGACGGTGGCTTGATCGTCGCCGTGGACGGTACGGGACAGATCGTCGTGCGTGACAACTCGGAGAATCACGGCTACACGGGGCCCAACCCGAACATCCCGCTTGAGCACTGGCCGCTGATCCAGGCGGATCAGACCGAGGTCTCCGGGGAAGTGGGGAACGACATGTTCCTGGCCGTCCAGGCCGAGCCCGACGGTGACACGTATTCGATGATCGTGACGCTGTTGGACGGCGTCACTGGCAATGAGCGTGCTCGGGCTTGGTACTCCGGCATCGACCCAGAGCACATGACCGGAAATGTGGCGCTGGTGTCGCACCGGAGTCCCGCCGCTGCCGACGGCGCCGCGGCGGAAGACGCGCCGGGCTACTGGTTCGCATCATGGACGTTGGATGGTGCGAAAGTCCGCAGACACAAAGACCGCGCTTTCGGCCCCGTCATGGGCGCGATGTACACGTTGTCGCGTGGCACCATGAAGATGACCGCCCAGCTCGGACCTCTCGGGCCGACGGACGCCCCGGAGGCTCATCTCGAGCTACAGCGCGACGGAGGCTGGCAGCGCGTGGCATCCGCTGAGATCCAACCTTTGAGTGCTACGGCGCATTTCCGCCTCGAGGGCTGGGACGCTCCCGAGGATGTCCCGTACCGAGTGGCTTACAGTTTCCCGATCGGGCTTCGCGAGCCGACGCCGCACTACTTCGAGGGCACCATTCGCCAGATCCCGGACGACACTGAAGAGTTCGTGCTGGCTGGCCTCAATTGCCACCACATCTCGGGCGCGGACGGACAGTGGAATGGAAGCCACTTCTGGTATCCCAATAACGAGACCGTAGCGGGCGTGGCACACCATGACCCGGATATGATCTTCTTCGCAGGCGACCAGATCTATGAGGGCGGGCTCGAAGGTGTCGTCCGCGATACGACCGACATCGCCTCCGTGGACTACCTGGGGCACTGGTTCCGCTTCGTGTGGTCGTTCCGTGATCTGACTCGTGACAGGCCCACGGTCACGATCCCTGATGACCATGACGCCTACCACGGCAACATTTGGGGCAACGGGGGCGTGAGGGAGCCGGGCGACTACACGGTTCAGGACGCAGGCGGGTATCGGATGTCACCCGATTGGGTGAACGCGATGCATCGGACGCAGGTCTCTCACCTGCCGGATCCGGCGCCGGCAGACCCGATGGCGTTGGGCATCACCACGTATCACACACGCATTGAATACGGCGGCATGAGCTTCGCGGTGCTCGCAGACCGGATGTGGAAGTCACCTCCGTCCGTGGTCGTTCGCGGAGGAGACGTCGTGAACGGCTGGCCGCGGCGGCCCGGCTTCAACGCGGCGACCCAATCCGACTCACCGGATGCGGTGCTGCTCGGGGAAGGGCAGGAGCGGTTCCTGGAGGAGTGGGCGAACGACTGGACTGACGGCGCCTGGATGAAGGTCGTTTTGTCTCAGACGCCTTTCGCGGACGTTGCGACAATCCCTGAGGACGCCACCAGTGGGGCGGTGTTGCCGGGCTCGTACATCGTGGAGCCAGGTGAATACCTAGAAGGCGAAAAGCTTGCCGAAGACATGGACTCGAACGGCTGGCCGAAGTCGGGCCGGGACCGTGGAGTCCGTGCATTACGGAAGGGCTTTGCGTTTCATGTAGTAGGCGATCAACATCTTGGGCACTTCATTCGATATGGAGTGGATGCCTGGAACGATGCCGGACATGTCTTCACCGTCCCATCCATCGCCAATCTCTGGCCGCGGAGGTGGTTTCCGCCCACACCAGGCAGGAATCCCGTGCCTTCGTCTCCCCGCAACACCGGGGAGTATCTCGACGGCTTCGGAAACCGCATGACCGTGCTGGCCGTGGCGAACCCAACCCAGGTTGATTTCGAGCCCCACGAGTTGTATCAGCGAGCGCCGGGGTACGGGATCATGCGCTTCGACAGAAGCACGCGTGAGATCGAGGTCGAGGCATGGCCGCGCTGGGTCGACCCGTCGGCTGCGGATGCTGCTCAGTATCCCGGCTGGCCGGTCACTGTAACGCAGGCGGAGCAGTACGACCGTGAGGCTGTCGCGTACCTGCCAGAGGTGGTGGTGACCGGAATGGTGGACCCGGTGGTGCAGGTCGTTGAGGAGCGCACGGGCGAAGTAGCTTATACCCTGCGCATCCAGGGCGACCGTTATCGGCCGCGCGTGTTCACGGCGGGTGGTGCCTACACGATTGTTGTCGGTGAGCCGGGTACGGACCGGCTTCAGACGTTGACCGGCGTCCGCCCGACTGCTGATGAGAGCGCGGTACTCGACGTGGTGTTCGAGTGA
- a CDS encoding amidohydrolase family protein encodes MITVRTRWMPPGILSALCLSFALAAPASAQLEKVQANPNPTETKMFGDLAEGPYERLVLRNVMVIPGHGGPASGPYDILVTGNVIAEMTQHDRNNPERMQGDRIIEGDGLFVMPGMLNLHLHLRGEELPLDYIYYMQLATGVTSIGPAEEDRVQDQLQAERGNEILSPRLFPIYGWGSKTDYSAEDLADPEMAPQIARDMIAAGVRQVYLNQLTWNPTMFGAAAQAIEAAGGITAVHIQPSSTSQVNALDAARLGVTMIVHHYGYAESALNRGVQNYPVDYNFLDENKRFREAAQVWIEAGENEETRHRLLNTVVDSLVYYGVTMQPNRATYEANRDILRAQSLPWHEKYTHQALWDWHLPNADNHASFQYNWTSMDEYRWHYMYDLWGDMIYEFNKRGGRVAYGTDDNYQWSTGGFGNIRELQLVLESGMHPLEVLQSATFNSAQTILEPKLGMVQVGYIADLLVVDGSPAENFRYLYPFGAINMNEAREMYRTQGIIHTIKDGVVIENDKLMEEVARIVAESKRGVGPDIVTKPFIVGPTARRPIGSGGR; translated from the coding sequence ATGATCACGGTCCGTACACGCTGGATGCCACCAGGCATCCTCTCTGCGCTTTGCCTTTCGTTCGCGCTCGCGGCGCCCGCCAGCGCTCAGCTCGAAAAGGTCCAAGCCAACCCCAACCCGACTGAAACCAAGATGTTCGGCGACCTAGCGGAGGGACCCTACGAACGCCTGGTCCTCCGCAACGTCATGGTGATCCCGGGGCACGGCGGCCCCGCGAGCGGCCCGTACGACATCCTCGTCACGGGTAACGTGATCGCGGAGATGACCCAGCACGATCGCAACAACCCGGAGCGCATGCAGGGCGACCGCATCATTGAAGGCGACGGGCTCTTTGTGATGCCGGGTATGCTCAACCTGCATCTGCACCTGCGGGGTGAGGAGCTACCGCTCGACTACATCTACTATATGCAGCTCGCGACGGGCGTGACCTCCATCGGGCCGGCTGAAGAAGACCGGGTGCAAGACCAACTGCAGGCTGAGCGAGGCAACGAGATCCTGTCGCCCCGGCTGTTTCCGATCTACGGGTGGGGCAGTAAGACGGACTACTCGGCTGAGGACTTGGCCGACCCCGAGATGGCACCTCAGATCGCTCGCGACATGATCGCGGCCGGCGTGCGGCAGGTGTACCTGAACCAGCTCACCTGGAACCCCACGATGTTCGGGGCGGCCGCGCAGGCGATCGAGGCCGCGGGTGGGATCACCGCGGTTCACATCCAACCGTCCAGCACATCGCAGGTGAACGCTCTGGATGCTGCCCGGCTCGGCGTGACCATGATCGTGCACCACTACGGGTATGCTGAGTCCGCGCTCAACCGCGGCGTCCAGAATTATCCAGTGGACTACAACTTCCTCGACGAGAACAAACGATTCCGCGAGGCCGCCCAGGTCTGGATCGAGGCGGGTGAAAACGAAGAGACCCGGCATCGACTGTTGAACACGGTGGTGGATTCGCTGGTGTACTACGGCGTGACCATGCAGCCGAACCGGGCTACCTACGAGGCCAACCGCGACATCCTTCGCGCCCAGAGCCTGCCGTGGCACGAGAAGTACACGCACCAGGCGCTGTGGGACTGGCACCTACCGAATGCGGATAACCACGCGTCCTTCCAGTACAACTGGACGTCGATGGACGAATACCGTTGGCACTACATGTACGACCTGTGGGGCGACATGATCTACGAGTTCAACAAGCGTGGCGGGCGCGTCGCGTACGGCACAGACGACAACTACCAGTGGTCGACGGGGGGCTTCGGCAACATCCGAGAGCTCCAGCTCGTGCTCGAATCTGGGATGCATCCGCTCGAGGTACTTCAGAGCGCGACGTTCAACTCGGCCCAGACGATTCTGGAGCCCAAGCTGGGCATGGTTCAGGTGGGCTACATCGCCGACCTGCTCGTAGTCGATGGTTCTCCGGCCGAGAACTTCCGCTACCTGTACCCGTTCGGCGCGATCAACATGAACGAGGCCAGGGAGATGTACCGGACGCAGGGCATCATCCACACGATCAAAGACGGTGTGGTGATCGAAAACGACAAGCTGATGGAAGAGGTTGCGCGCATCGTGGCGGAGTCCAAGCGCGGAGTCGGGCCGGACATCGTGACCAAGCCGTTCATCGTGGGGCCGACGGCCAGGCGGCCGATTGGATCAGGGGGACGCTGA